TCTTAACCCCCAGACCATGGCCGAGAAGATTCTGTCCCGGCGCGGCGATAGGGCCGTGTACGCTGGAGACCTCGCCGTGGTGGAGGTCGATCAGGTGATGGTGGTGGACTCTATTGCCCAGAGCTTCATCGAGCGCATGACCCATGACCTCGCAGCCATGCCAAAGTACCCGGAACGCGTCTCCATCGTGGTGGACCATGTGGCCCCGGCCAGCACTGTCAGCGTGGCCCAGGCGCAGAAGGAAGCCCGCGAATACGCTGCGCGGACCGGCGTGGCCCTGTTCGACGTGGGGCGTGGCATCTGCCATCAGGTGCTGATGGAGGAGGGACTGGCGAAGCCGGGCTGGATCGTGCTCGGGTCCGACAGCCACTCCACCACCTACGGCGCGGTAGCTGCCTTCGGCACGGGAATGGGGGCCACGGATATCGCCCTGGCCGCCGCCAGCGGCAAGACGTGGCTGCGTGTCCCGGAAAGCGTGAAGGTCACGTTGACGGGAGAACTGCGCCCCGGCGTGAGCGCCAAGGACGTGGCGCTGGAAATGATCCGCACGTTGGGTGCGGACGGCGCAACGTACCAGAGCATCGAGATTCACGCCGGGGACCGGTTCACGCGCGGCGAGCGGATGACCCTGGCCAACCTATGCGTGGAGGCGGGCGCGAAGGTGGGCCTTGTCGTCCCCGGCGGCGAGATTCTGAGCATGTACGACGTGCCGGAGTGGGTGTACGCGGACGACGGCGCAACCTACGTGCGGCAGATCGAACTCGATCTGGGGGCCCTGAACCCCCGCATGAGTGCCCCCAGCGAGGTGGACAACGTGCATGACGTGGCCGAGTTGCGGGGCTTACAGGTGGATCAGGTTTTTATCGGGACCTGCACCAACGGGCGGCTGGAAGACCTGCACGCCGCCGCCGAGGTTCTGCGGGGCCATAAGGTCAGCCCAGGCACGCGCCTGCTGGTGATTCCGGCCAGCTCGCAGGTGATGGAGGCCGCGATGGAGGATGGCACCCTGCTGACCCTACAACGCGCCGGGGCGGTGCTGGGCACGCCGGGCTGCGGTCCATGTATGGGCCGTCACCAGGGCGTTCTGGCGCCGGGAGAGGTCTGCGTGTCCACCAGCAATCGCAATTTCATCGGGCGCATGGGCGACAAGGACGCGCAGATTTATCTGGCGTCGCCTGCGGTGGCCGCAGCGACGGCGGTGATGGGAAAGATTGCCCTGCCGGGGGACGTGGGGGCGGCGTAAGGGCAGGGGCCGCCTTACCTTTACCCTTCGGGGGCGTCCAGCGTCGGCGGCGTGATGTCGTCGACGTAGAACCAGCGCCCATCCACCTGCGTGAACAGACTGCGTTCGCGCAGCACGTACCGCTCGCCCCGGTCCACCTGCAGGGCGGCGCTGAATTCCACCTCCTCACCGCACGCCTCATGCACTTTCAGCCACAGGTAACGGGTGGCCGGGTTCAGGTGCAGGTCTGATGGGCGCGTGTCCGGGTGCCAAGTGGCGAGCACGTAGGGGGCATTGCCCAGCGCGTACGCCGAGTAGCGCGAGCGCATCAACACTTCAGGGGTCTGCGCGGGCCGCGAGCCGTCGTGTGCCGGGCCGCAGCAGTGGGCGTAACTGCGCCCGGAGCCGCACGGGCAGGACTTGAACGGGGGATAGGCCAGCGGCATGCGGTCAAGCTAACGCAGTCGGGGGGGACAGGTGGGCTCATCTGAACCGGGTTCAGCGCACAGTTCAGGTCGGGCTGCTGGCGCGGATGGCTTACAGAGCCTTGTTGTCACAGAATGGACAGACTGACCCGTCATAATGGCCCCGGATGACCCGCGCCGATCCGATCACCTCGTTGCAAAATCCTCAGCTTAAGCGGCTGGTGCGTCTGCATACGCGGCGCTCGCGTGAACAGGAGGCCGTCATTTTAATTGAGGGCGCCCGGGAACTGTCGCGTGCGCTGGCCGCTGGCGTGCAGCCGACCGAGATCTTCAGCGCCCCTGAACTGCACAGCCCCGAGGCCGCTGAAGTGGCCCCGACGCTGCCCACCCTGCCCACGCTGCTGTCGCCCGCCGCCTTCGAGAAGGTCAGTGGGCGTGAGAACCCCGATGGGCTGCTGGCTGTGGCGCCCAGGCCCGCCGTCATGCTGCCTGATCTGCCAGGCGACGCCGTGGTGGTGGTCCTTGACGGCCTGGAGAAACCCGGCAACGTGGGCGCAATCCTGCGGACGGCGGACGCCTCGGGTGCGGCGGCGGTGCTGGTGCTGGGGCGCGGCGCAGATCCCTACGGCCCCAATGTGATCCGCGCCAGTCAGGGCAGCGTGTTTGCCCTGCCAGTGGTCGCGCTGGACGAGGAAGCGGCGCAAGATTACCTGACGGCGCAGGGTTGCGTGATGGTGGCCTGCACCCCCGACGCGCCGCACGTCTACTGGGACGCGCCGCTGACCGGACGGGTGGCCCTGCTGCTGGGGACCGAACACGGCGGGCTTCCCACGCACTGGCGACAGGCAGGGAGCCACGGCAGCGGTCTGAGCGTCCGCATTCCCATGGAGCCGGGCAGCGCGGCCGACAGCCTGAATGTGGCGACGGCGGCAGCCCTGATGTTGTTCGAATGTGCCCGGCAGCGCCGGGGCACGGGAGCCGCCGGAGCCGGACAATGAGCCCAGCTGCCGACTATGGTCAAGATCCCTACCGCGAGTGGCTGCGAACCCGGCTGAGTCAGGAACTGGGGCTGCACGGGGCCGAGGCGGCGATTCAGGGTGCGGTGCAGCGCCGGGGCTGGCCAGCCCTGCGGGCCCTGGGGCCGCGCGACGTCGTGGCCGTATTGCAGGATGTGTACAGCGGGTTGCGCCAGACCATCGGGGACACCCGCGCCGATGCCTGGTTGCAGGGCACGACCGTGGACCTGGCCGACTACGCTCAGAGCGTACCGGTTCCGGCCCAGCCCACCCCCGGCCCCCTGGCCCCCGAACCCACGCCCGCGCCGCTGCGCTGGGGACGGCGGGCCCATGACCTGCCGTTGCTGCTGGCCCGCGCCAATGCCGAGATCGCGGGCCGCAGCCTGGCGGCCGTGCGCGCGGACGCCACCCTGCTGGGTCTGGCCGGAACCGCCGAGTGGGACTTGCAGGCCGCTCTGGCCGAGGTGAGGCGCTGGGAAACCGAGGAAATGCTCAGCAGCCTGCGGGCCGATCAGTCCCGCGTCGAGGTGGCCGACGCCGTGGCCGCCGCCGTGGCCCAGGCCGAGTGGCTACGCATGCATGTCCGTGAGCTTCAGACCGAGGAGCGGGGCGGCCACAACGTCGGCGTGCAGCTGGCCCACGCCCACCTGACCCTGACCCAGCTCGATGCCTTTCTGGAAGCGTTTCTACCGCTTGTGGACGCCGACGACGCAGACCTGCCGCTCTCCTCGCCCCAGGCCAGACTGGACCGCGAGTTCTTCTCGCTGGAAGTGCCGCTCAATCCGGCAGTGCTGCGCGCCCGCCACGCCCTGAAGCTGGCGCAGTGGCGGGCCGAGGCTGAGCCGTCGGCGGAGCCAGCCGTCGTTGTGGCCCAACAGGCCCTGGAAGCGGCCGAGACTGAGGCACGCGCGCAACTGGAGGCCACTCTGCAGTCGGCGCGCACCGCCCAGGCCAAGTTCGCGCCGCTATGGCAACAGGTGGGCGCGTTGGAAGAGCGCCTCAAAGTGCTCGGCCAGCGCGGCGGCGATCCCCTCAGTCGGGCACGTGTCCGTCTGGAATGGCGGCAGGCTCGTGCGGCGGCGCGGGTGCAGGCGCACCTGCTGGAACAGGCCACGCGGTTGCTCGAGGCGCTGGTGGATGGGTCCGATCTGCCCAGGCAGCTCTCCATCTAGGCTGGGAAATCGGCAACGAAACCTCAACCTGTTTGGCGTTCTGCCGCCCACCCCATGGTCTACCCTGCGGCCATGACCAATGAACCGGGAGAAGTGGCGTTCAAGGACAACGAGGCCAAACAGCAGTACGAGGTGTACGTGAATGGTCAGCTGGCGGGACACGCGGAATACCGCCCACTGCCCGAGGCGCGGCTGCTGCCGCACACCGAACTGGACGATCAGTACGAGGGCCAGGGCCTGGGCTCCAGACTGGTGCAGTTCGCGCTGGATGATTTGCGAGAGCGCGGCCTGAACGCCGTCCCGACCTGCCCCTTTGTCGCGAGCTACATCCGCAAGCATCCCGAATACCTGGAACTGGTGAAGCCCGAGCAGCGGCGGCCCCTGGGGCTATAAACCGCAGAGGCGACTTTCGACCTAACGTTTGTTAGTCTGAACTGATGGCCTGG
This sequence is a window from Deinococcus humi. Protein-coding genes within it:
- a CDS encoding homoaconitate hydratase family protein; the encoded protein is MTSVLNPQTMAEKILSRRGDRAVYAGDLAVVEVDQVMVVDSIAQSFIERMTHDLAAMPKYPERVSIVVDHVAPASTVSVAQAQKEAREYAARTGVALFDVGRGICHQVLMEEGLAKPGWIVLGSDSHSTTYGAVAAFGTGMGATDIALAAASGKTWLRVPESVKVTLTGELRPGVSAKDVALEMIRTLGADGATYQSIEIHAGDRFTRGERMTLANLCVEAGAKVGLVVPGGEILSMYDVPEWVYADDGATYVRQIELDLGALNPRMSAPSEVDNVHDVAELRGLQVDQVFIGTCTNGRLEDLHAAAEVLRGHKVSPGTRLLVIPASSQVMEAAMEDGTLLTLQRAGAVLGTPGCGPCMGRHQGVLAPGEVCVSTSNRNFIGRMGDKDAQIYLASPAVAAATAVMGKIALPGDVGAA
- a CDS encoding GNAT family N-acetyltransferase yields the protein MTNEPGEVAFKDNEAKQQYEVYVNGQLAGHAEYRPLPEARLLPHTELDDQYEGQGLGSRLVQFALDDLRERGLNAVPTCPFVASYIRKHPEYLELVKPEQRRPLGL
- a CDS encoding TrmH family RNA methyltransferase, encoding MTRADPITSLQNPQLKRLVRLHTRRSREQEAVILIEGARELSRALAAGVQPTEIFSAPELHSPEAAEVAPTLPTLPTLLSPAAFEKVSGRENPDGLLAVAPRPAVMLPDLPGDAVVVVLDGLEKPGNVGAILRTADASGAAAVLVLGRGADPYGPNVIRASQGSVFALPVVALDEEAAQDYLTAQGCVMVACTPDAPHVYWDAPLTGRVALLLGTEHGGLPTHWRQAGSHGSGLSVRIPMEPGSAADSLNVATAAALMLFECARQRRGTGAAGAGQ
- a CDS encoding YchJ family protein, with protein sequence MPLAYPPFKSCPCGSGRSYAHCCGPAHDGSRPAQTPEVLMRSRYSAYALGNAPYVLATWHPDTRPSDLHLNPATRYLWLKVHEACGEEVEFSAALQVDRGERYVLRERSLFTQVDGRWFYVDDITPPTLDAPEG